In the Brevinematales bacterium genome, one interval contains:
- a CDS encoding carbonic anhydrase, protein MVNIIEKYKSFRAEKLNNLKNLFEELGKGQKPHTLFISCSDSRVIPELITNSNPGELFVIRNVANIVPKYDNSDISATVSSAIEYAVNVLEVQNIVVCGHHNCGGCAALHLEEEKLNDKPNLKKWVSLSKDVGQKAREIVKDDPHKLAITTEQLNIVKQLENLMTYPFIKEKVQNGKLKIYGWYYVISTGEILNYNYEKQVFEQIT, encoded by the coding sequence ATGGTTAATATAATAGAGAAATATAAGTCATTTCGTGCTGAAAAGCTAAACAACCTAAAGAATCTATTTGAAGAGTTAGGCAAAGGTCAAAAGCCTCATACTTTATTCATAAGTTGTTCTGACAGTAGAGTTATACCTGAACTAATAACAAATTCAAACCCAGGAGAGCTATTTGTAATCAGAAACGTCGCAAATATAGTTCCGAAATACGATAATAGTGATATATCAGCTACTGTATCATCAGCAATAGAATACGCTGTAAACGTTCTAGAAGTACAAAATATTGTTGTATGTGGTCACCACAATTGTGGAGGATGTGCAGCATTACATCTAGAAGAAGAAAAACTCAACGATAAGCCAAATTTAAAAAAATGGGTATCTCTATCGAAAGATGTTGGCCAAAAAGCACGGGAAATAGTAAAAGATGATCCTCACAAACTTGCAATTACCACTGAACAGTTAAACATAGTAAAACAATTAGAAAATCTTATGACATATCCTTTCATAAAGGAAAAGGTCCAAAACGGAAAGCTCAAGATATACGGTTGGTACTATGTAATATCAACTGGCGAAATATTGAATTACAACTACGAAAAGCAAGTCTTTGAACAAATAACCTAA
- the mtaB gene encoding tRNA (N(6)-L-threonylcarbamoyladenosine(37)-C(2))-methylthiotransferase MtaB — protein MTKRFTVVTHGCKLNQFESAAISTKLSNIGIVYTEDYKSADIVIFNSCTVTNTADKKAIKFIRQIERLKNNKDIIFIVTGCLAQTDREKILGMNGINLIVDNKLKHKIPEFVDYYLKNGVFETGKVKVTRSDRFEFEPESFPGRTRAFLKIQDGCNRMCSFCKVPFARGGSISLETDEIIRRFKRLLDLGYKEIVLTGVNITSYYWSGNTLKDLIKLILDVKGEYRIRLSSIMPDEFDTEILEFTKDGKLSPHLHISIQSGSDRIIKMMKRHYTSSDVIKIAEKARKYVSDFGFSGDVIVGFPGESEEDFQNTIKTVRNVGFFRLHIFPFSPRKGTPASAFPDQVDYNTKKEREHILTEVVKELSTKFKTNFLGKKLRILPEEYCEEGVYGYADNYLRVLSKNPTLKRNEFSYVEITDINKDDVTTVISS, from the coding sequence ATGACTAAGAGGTTTACTGTTGTTACCCATGGATGTAAACTCAATCAGTTTGAAAGTGCTGCCATATCAACAAAGCTTTCAAACATAGGAATAGTATATACTGAAGACTACAAAAGCGCAGACATCGTTATCTTCAACTCATGTACTGTAACTAATACTGCAGATAAAAAAGCAATAAAGTTCATAAGGCAGATAGAAAGACTTAAAAATAACAAAGATATAATCTTTATAGTTACTGGATGTTTAGCACAAACAGACAGAGAAAAAATCCTTGGAATGAATGGAATAAATCTTATAGTCGACAACAAGCTTAAACACAAAATACCTGAGTTTGTTGATTACTACCTAAAAAATGGAGTTTTTGAGACAGGCAAAGTAAAGGTAACTAGAAGCGATAGATTCGAATTTGAACCAGAATCCTTTCCGGGGAGAACTAGAGCTTTTCTTAAGATACAAGATGGATGTAACAGAATGTGCTCATTTTGTAAGGTACCTTTCGCAAGGGGGGGCAGCATTTCACTTGAAACAGACGAGATCATAAGAAGATTCAAAAGATTGCTTGACTTAGGATACAAAGAAATAGTATTAACTGGAGTTAATATAACCAGCTACTATTGGTCTGGAAATACACTCAAAGATCTAATTAAACTCATACTTGATGTAAAAGGTGAATATAGGATCAGACTATCATCAATAATGCCGGATGAATTTGACACAGAAATACTTGAGTTTACAAAAGACGGTAAGTTATCACCACATCTACACATATCGATTCAGAGTGGATCTGATAGGATAATCAAAATGATGAAAAGGCACTATACATCCTCAGACGTAATAAAGATAGCAGAAAAAGCAAGAAAGTACGTTTCTGACTTTGGTTTTAGTGGTGACGTAATAGTAGGATTTCCTGGAGAATCAGAAGAAGATTTTCAAAACACAATCAAAACAGTAAGGAATGTAGGCTTCTTTAGACTTCACATATTTCCATTCTCTCCTCGAAAAGGCACTCCTGCATCCGCATTTCCAGATCAAGTAGACTACAATACAAAAAAAGAAAGAGAACACATACTAACCGAAGTAGTAAAAGAACTATCTACCAAGTTCAAAACTAACTTCCTAGGCAAAAAGCTAAGAATACTGCCCGAAGAATACTGTGAAGAAGGCGTATACGGATACGCTGATAACTACTTGCGAGTATTGTCTAAAAATCCAACACTAAAAAGAAATGAATTTAGCTATGTTGAAATTACTGATATCAACAAGGACGACGTAACAACAGTTATATCAAGTTGA
- a CDS encoding sigma 54-interacting transcriptional regulator: MKDRIFDVQELVDILSPNYSNSEEFFRKLLIFLVKITESEIGGLYFPDPFEKKGLELKYYVEKTDGNFKFLIKENYYLAPDKGIVGWVYRNKSIYISDDTETDKFYIPVEDIKKSDIAFPILSDEGKVILIVNLESKQKDKYTKIDIENLNLLIPLISRFVNYNYKLQSKEYEIKFYKSLYSVYKIFQNIDDLNTLFTKLMNFLVNTAGIERGMIFLINEQKDEIRITNSFGLTEDEIRRGVYKLGEGIVGTVALTSKPISVPNIWEDKRFLNKTRARRHKSKIISFFANPIKFGDEILGVITVEREFSNLEEFKTIEKILNEISDLIAISVLRYLKLKKEREELINENISLREQLSKRYSIYNIIGNSKSMMKVFDIISTVSKTNSTVLIEGESGTGKELVARAIHFASDRRDGPFVVINCAAIPETLLESELFGYKKGSFTGATVDRDGKILMANRGTLFLDEIGDMPIQLQAKLLRVIQEKEVEPIGGKPVKVDVRFISATNKNLEKLVEEGKFRLDLYYRLNVVKVTLPPLRERIEDIPLLVDHFIKKFAREHNKNISRIDKEFIELLTLHNWPGNVRELENVVEQAVVMSTDGVISKSLLPRYIFNKTTSKMNYEEKISEAITEFIQSNDIDSESNLYEKIVSPVIKTLLNQLLVRTNKNKLKASKILGINRNTLFSYIKKYKL; the protein is encoded by the coding sequence ATGAAAGACAGAATCTTTGATGTTCAAGAATTGGTAGATATACTGTCCCCTAACTACTCAAACAGTGAAGAATTTTTTAGGAAATTACTTATCTTTCTTGTGAAGATAACTGAATCAGAAATAGGAGGTCTTTACTTTCCAGATCCTTTTGAGAAGAAAGGACTTGAGCTTAAGTACTATGTCGAGAAAACAGACGGTAACTTTAAGTTTCTAATAAAGGAAAACTATTATCTAGCCCCTGATAAAGGTATAGTTGGATGGGTTTACAGAAATAAGTCAATTTATATATCGGATGATACTGAAACTGACAAGTTCTACATACCTGTTGAGGATATCAAAAAGTCTGATATAGCATTTCCCATACTATCTGATGAAGGTAAAGTTATCTTAATTGTAAACCTGGAAAGTAAACAAAAGGATAAGTATACTAAGATTGATATTGAGAATTTAAACCTTCTCATACCTTTGATCTCGAGATTCGTTAATTACAATTACAAACTACAATCTAAGGAATATGAGATAAAATTCTATAAGTCTCTATACTCTGTGTATAAGATATTTCAAAATATTGATGACTTGAATACTCTGTTTACAAAGCTGATGAACTTTTTGGTAAACACCGCAGGTATTGAAAGAGGAATGATATTCTTAATAAACGAACAGAAAGACGAAATAAGGATAACAAACAGTTTTGGTCTTACAGAAGATGAGATAAGGAGGGGAGTATATAAACTAGGTGAAGGTATAGTTGGTACAGTCGCTTTGACGTCAAAACCTATATCAGTGCCCAACATATGGGAAGATAAGAGATTTCTCAACAAGACAAGAGCTAGAAGACACAAAAGTAAAATTATATCTTTCTTTGCAAATCCCATAAAGTTTGGTGATGAAATACTAGGTGTTATCACTGTCGAAAGAGAGTTCTCAAACCTTGAAGAATTCAAGACTATAGAGAAGATATTGAACGAGATATCTGATCTTATAGCTATATCTGTTTTAAGATACTTAAAACTAAAGAAAGAAAGAGAGGAGTTGATAAACGAAAATATTTCTCTAAGAGAGCAACTCTCAAAAAGGTATAGTATTTATAACATAATTGGCAACTCCAAAAGTATGATGAAAGTTTTTGATATTATAAGTACTGTTTCGAAAACTAATTCAACAGTGCTCATAGAAGGAGAGTCTGGTACTGGTAAGGAACTAGTAGCAAGAGCAATTCATTTCGCAAGTGATAGAAGGGATGGTCCATTTGTAGTTATAAACTGTGCTGCCATTCCTGAAACTCTACTAGAGAGTGAATTGTTTGGATATAAAAAAGGGTCATTTACAGGAGCAACAGTAGATAGAGATGGTAAAATACTTATGGCAAATAGAGGCACCTTGTTTCTAGATGAGATAGGGGATATGCCTATCCAACTTCAGGCAAAGTTACTGAGAGTTATACAGGAAAAGGAAGTCGAACCTATAGGTGGAAAGCCAGTTAAGGTTGATGTTAGATTTATATCCGCAACGAACAAAAACCTTGAGAAACTAGTTGAAGAAGGTAAATTTAGGTTGGATTTGTACTACAGACTTAATGTGGTTAAAGTAACACTACCGCCGTTGAGGGAGAGAATAGAAGATATACCGTTACTAGTTGATCACTTTATAAAAAAGTTTGCAAGAGAGCACAACAAGAACATTAGTAGGATCGACAAAGAGTTTATAGAACTCCTTACGTTACACAACTGGCCTGGAAATGTGAGGGAGCTTGAAAATGTTGTTGAACAAGCGGTAGTTATGTCAACTGATGGAGTTATATCTAAATCTTTATTACCAAGGTACATATTTAACAAAACTACATCGAAAATGAATTATGAAGAAAAAATATCTGAAGCCATAACAGAGTTTATACAATCAAATGATATTGACAGTGAAAGTAATCTCTACGAAAAGATTGTATCTCCTGTAATAAAGACACTCCTAAACCAGCTTTTGGTAAGAACGAATAAGAATAAACTAAAGGCATCCAAGATACTAGGAATAAATAGAAATACACTTTTCTCATATATAAAGAAATACAAGCTGTAA
- the nadA gene encoding quinolinate synthase NadA — MKTNTSTNQTKKEIVEEILKIKKERNAVILAHNYQIGEIQDIADFVGDSLGLSIKAKETNADIIVFCGVHFMAETAYILNPDKKVLLPDLEAGCSLADSITAEELREWKKKHPGAVVVSYINTTAEVKAESDYCCTSSNAVKVVNSIPVDKEILFLPDMFLGSYVARVTGRKIHIWAGECHVHANVRPSDIESIRGKHPNADFLIHPECGCTTSCFYYVESKDISSQNMYFLSTEGMVNFVRNSQKDEFVVATEIGVLHRMKKFKPNAKYYPVSESMICEYMKKITLDKVLNSLKEEKYVITVSEEIRKKALVPIQRMLEIP, encoded by the coding sequence ATGAAAACAAACACAAGCACAAACCAAACAAAAAAAGAAATAGTCGAAGAAATATTAAAAATAAAGAAAGAAAGAAACGCAGTAATACTAGCACACAATTACCAAATAGGAGAAATACAAGACATAGCTGATTTCGTAGGTGATTCATTGGGTCTATCGATAAAAGCAAAGGAAACAAACGCCGACATAATAGTATTTTGTGGGGTTCATTTCATGGCCGAAACTGCCTACATACTAAACCCTGATAAAAAAGTATTACTTCCTGACCTTGAGGCTGGTTGCTCTCTTGCAGATAGCATTACTGCTGAAGAATTGAGAGAATGGAAGAAAAAACATCCTGGTGCTGTTGTTGTGTCTTACATAAATACTACTGCTGAAGTCAAAGCTGAAAGTGATTATTGCTGTACCTCTTCTAATGCTGTTAAAGTTGTAAATTCTATTCCTGTGGATAAGGAAATACTCTTTTTGCCTGATATGTTTCTCGGAAGCTATGTTGCAAGAGTAACTGGTAGGAAAATACATATATGGGCTGGAGAATGTCACGTACATGCTAATGTTAGACCTTCGGACATAGAAAGCATTAGAGGAAAACATCCTAATGCAGATTTTCTTATACATCCTGAATGTGGTTGTACTACTAGTTGTTTTTATTATGTTGAAAGTAAGGATATAAGCTCTCAAAATATGTATTTCTTATCCACAGAAGGTATGGTAAATTTTGTTAGGAACTCACAGAAAGACGAGTTTGTCGTAGCAACTGAGATAGGTGTATTACATAGAATGAAAAAGTTCAAGCCGAATGCCAAATATTACCCAGTTAGCGAAAGTATGATATGTGAGTATATGAAAAAAATAACTCTTGATAAGGTTTTGAATTCGTTAAAAGAGGAAAAGTATGTTATAACTGTCTCTGAAGAAATAAGAAAAAAAGCACTTGTGCCTATACAAAGAATGCTTGAAATTCCTTAA
- the glnA gene encoding type I glutamate--ammonia ligase, which produces MFKDKNEALKFIKDQGIEIIDLRFMDFPGLWQHFSIPASEIDEDVFDKGLGFDGSSIRGWQSINESDMLLTPDPTSAFVDPFAEHKTLIFFCDIKDPLTGKDYTRDPRHIAKKAETYLKSTGIGDTAYFGSELEFFVFDKAYFDQNSHSGYYFIDSDEAIWNSGNERNIDGSFNRGYKIRHKEGYFPVPPHDSLQDLRNEAVIILQKIGIRVETHHHEVATAGQGEIDFRFDTLTKTADNVLKVKYVLKNVAWKRGKTVTFMPKPIFGDNGTGMHTHQSIWKDGKNLFAGDKYAGLSQEALWYIGGLLKHAKAVAAFTNPSTNSYKRLVPGFEAPINLAYSARNRSAAVRIPVYSTSPKAKRIEYRPPDATSNPYLAFAAMLMAGLDGIRNRIDPGEPIDKNIYDLPPEEKAKIPQYSGSLEESLNALANDHEFLLQGDVFTKDVIETWIEYKMNAEVKAIAQRPHPYEFVLYFDV; this is translated from the coding sequence ATGTTTAAGGACAAAAACGAAGCCCTTAAATTCATCAAAGATCAGGGTATTGAGATTATTGACCTTAGGTTTATGGATTTTCCAGGCCTTTGGCAACACTTCTCAATACCTGCTAGTGAGATCGACGAAGATGTATTTGACAAAGGACTTGGATTCGATGGATCTTCAATAAGAGGGTGGCAATCTATAAACGAAAGCGATATGCTTCTAACCCCAGATCCCACTTCGGCGTTTGTCGATCCATTTGCGGAGCACAAAACTCTTATATTCTTCTGCGATATTAAAGATCCATTAACTGGTAAGGATTACACAAGAGATCCAAGACATATAGCTAAAAAAGCTGAAACGTATCTAAAATCAACGGGCATAGGTGATACTGCGTACTTTGGCTCAGAACTTGAATTCTTTGTCTTCGATAAAGCATATTTTGATCAGAACTCTCACAGCGGGTATTACTTCATAGATTCTGATGAAGCGATATGGAATAGTGGAAACGAGAGGAATATTGATGGTTCTTTCAACAGAGGTTATAAGATAAGACATAAGGAGGGGTACTTCCCAGTTCCACCTCACGATTCATTACAAGATTTGAGGAACGAGGCTGTAATTATATTGCAGAAAATAGGTATAAGAGTTGAAACACATCACCATGAGGTAGCTACAGCGGGACAAGGTGAGATCGATTTTAGGTTTGATACTCTAACAAAAACTGCTGATAATGTTCTGAAGGTTAAGTATGTCCTTAAGAATGTTGCTTGGAAAAGAGGCAAAACTGTTACTTTTATGCCAAAACCCATCTTTGGAGATAATGGTACAGGTATGCATACACATCAGAGTATTTGGAAAGACGGCAAAAACTTGTTCGCAGGAGATAAGTATGCAGGACTTTCTCAAGAAGCTTTATGGTATATTGGAGGTCTACTCAAGCACGCAAAGGCAGTTGCAGCGTTTACTAATCCTTCAACTAACTCTTACAAGAGACTAGTTCCAGGATTCGAAGCACCAATAAATCTTGCATACTCTGCAAGAAACAGGAGTGCAGCTGTTAGAATACCCGTCTATTCTACATCTCCAAAAGCTAAGAGAATTGAGTACAGACCACCTGATGCAACTTCTAATCCGTACCTAGCATTTGCAGCAATGCTGATGGCTGGATTGGATGGTATAAGAAATAGAATAGATCCAGGAGAACCAATTGATAAAAACATATATGATCTACCACCAGAGGAAAAGGCAAAGATACCTCAATATTCAGGTTCGCTTGAAGAATCACTTAATGCACTAGCAAACGACCACGAGTTTTTACTCCAAGGTGATGTATTTACTAAGGATGTTATAGAAACATGGATAGAGTATAAGATGAATGCTGAAGTAAAAGCAATAGCGCAGAGACCTCATCCTTACGAATTTGTTCTCTACTTTGATGTCTAG
- a CDS encoding P-II family nitrogen regulator yields MKKVEAIIKPFKLEDVTDALIKVGIKGMTVSEVEGFGVQKGYVEIYRGKEYEVRFLPKVKIEVVVTDDMVDKVIKTIIETAKTGEIGDGKIFVYDISNAYRIRTGESGNSAI; encoded by the coding sequence ATGAAAAAAGTAGAAGCTATAATTAAACCTTTTAAACTTGAAGATGTTACGGATGCTTTGATAAAAGTAGGTATAAAGGGTATGACGGTTTCAGAAGTTGAAGGATTCGGTGTACAAAAAGGATATGTTGAGATATACAGAGGAAAGGAATATGAGGTCAGGTTTTTACCAAAAGTTAAGATAGAAGTTGTTGTAACTGATGATATGGTTGATAAAGTTATTAAAACTATAATTGAGACAGCAAAGACCGGTGAAATAGGTGATGGAAAAATATTTGTTTATGATATTAGTAACGCTTATAGGATAAGGACCGGTGAAAGTGGAAATAGCGCTATATAA
- a CDS encoding ammonium transporter encodes MRNILRVLTVILVLGIAIYSFAQDQSESPKIDTGDTAWMIVATALVMLMTVPGLALFYGGMARRKDALNTIAMSFSAFAIASVVWTIYGYTLSFSGDTLGIIGTFSKVLLNGVSGSVLGTIPEYIFVVFQLTFAAITLALISGAFIERIKFSSWILFSVLWLTLVYVPIAHWVWGGGFLYSLGALDFAGGTVVHINAGIAALAGAIVLGRRKDPVLLPHNITLVAIGAGLLWFGWFGFNAGSALAANELATIAFTNTTLATSVAGISWIVTERLINGKPTVLGLASGIVSGLVAITPAAGFVNVGSGIIIGLLAGIIPPLFISYIKPALGYDDALDVFGIHGVSGIIGSILTGVFADPSINQAGKGLLYSNPQQLVTQLIAVGVVIVYTFIVTLIIMLVVKAIDGLRVSRDSEIIGLDRSEHGEKAYNLHV; translated from the coding sequence ATGAGAAATATATTGCGGGTTTTAACTGTGATTTTGGTCTTGGGAATTGCGATTTATAGTTTTGCCCAAGATCAGTCAGAAAGTCCAAAAATTGACACTGGAGATACAGCTTGGATGATAGTAGCTACTGCATTAGTTATGTTAATGACAGTACCTGGTCTTGCTTTATTTTATGGTGGTATGGCCAGGAGAAAAGACGCTTTGAACACTATAGCAATGTCGTTTAGTGCGTTTGCGATTGCTAGTGTTGTGTGGACAATCTACGGATACACACTATCTTTTAGTGGTGATACTCTTGGTATTATTGGAACATTTTCAAAAGTTTTACTTAATGGGGTTAGCGGTAGTGTTTTAGGTACTATACCTGAGTATATTTTTGTCGTATTTCAACTGACGTTTGCTGCTATTACCCTGGCGCTTATAAGTGGGGCATTCATTGAAAGAATAAAATTCTCATCCTGGATATTGTTTTCTGTACTATGGCTAACTTTGGTTTATGTACCGATTGCTCATTGGGTATGGGGTGGTGGATTTCTATATTCTCTAGGAGCACTCGATTTCGCCGGTGGAACAGTTGTACACATAAATGCAGGTATTGCTGCTCTTGCTGGTGCAATAGTATTAGGTAGAAGAAAGGATCCAGTATTACTACCTCACAATATAACTTTAGTAGCAATAGGTGCTGGATTACTATGGTTTGGATGGTTTGGGTTTAATGCAGGTTCAGCATTAGCTGCTAATGAGCTTGCTACTATAGCTTTTACAAATACCACCTTAGCAACATCTGTTGCTGGAATATCTTGGATAGTTACAGAGAGACTTATAAATGGCAAACCGACTGTTCTAGGTTTAGCGTCAGGTATAGTTTCTGGATTAGTTGCTATAACACCAGCAGCTGGTTTTGTTAACGTAGGTTCAGGTATAATAATAGGGTTACTTGCAGGTATTATACCACCTCTATTCATATCTTATATAAAACCTGCTTTAGGTTATGATGATGCTCTTGATGTATTTGGTATACATGGGGTATCTGGAATAATAGGATCAATACTTACTGGTGTATTTGCTGATCCATCAATAAACCAAGCTGGAAAGGGGTTACTATACAGTAATCCACAACAACTTGTTACCCAGTTGATTGCAGTTGGTGTTGTGATAGTTTATACTTTCATCGTTACATTGATTATAATGCTTGTCGTGAAAGCTATTGATGGATTGAGAGTAAGCAGAGACTCTGAGATTATAGGACTTGATAGAAGTGAACATGGTGAGAAAGCATATAATTTACATGTATAA
- a CDS encoding adenylate/guanylate cyclase domain-containing protein: MKKSLKDLIILVSIGLLSVLLSFILVEGPLSRVKDTIFNAFFHFREVSTDVISEGVQKREFEGISFFTEDIVIVGIDDKSLSVLGKFPFPRSYYGDYVLKPLYSITNNKKPNIVFFDIVFSEYSTEKEDKAFISILEKAKDRIRVAFDYMFVFEELGEEGLPLDSQVNREKLKPLKKFTIPRSNVKGKSGSFVNSPSRGNLPIREISERSYGVGYANISKYNVFAETYNVFPMVLEYNGDYYPSILLILLCSYYEVSLSNVIVYLGEKIVIKDAKVKYPDGSFETRDVFIPIDEYNNFFVNYVSRSTKLSRSGFIRTISLSDLPRIRGIGNFVDGKVLMIGMLAYGYGDVWKSPIADNMYGIEHIANAMNNVIMANIQGYPGFVRVVPRSVVVLISLVMAFIAVLILVLTKRIILVLAEAIGVMFLFVFISYFIFSQGTIIPFLKPISTNAYLLDVLTPGLAFITSYIGGQVFIISRERAQRLQIKSMLDSYVSPEVVNLLLKNPEKLTLGGEDREVTIFFSDIRGFTSLSEGLSPQELVSLINRYLSRMTDIIMDNRGTVDKYIGDAIMAFWGAPLDDPEHAYRACKASLEMLQALEEINSTLPPDKQIEIGIGINTGIATIGNMGSTKKKNYTAMGDSVNLASRLEGVNKLFHTRIIISEYTYEKVKDRVIARELDLIRVKGKKMPVRIYELIGFVEDYNDTLIANGMSLNDIQPEV; this comes from the coding sequence ATGAAGAAGTCATTAAAAGATTTAATTATCCTAGTTTCTATAGGTTTGTTGAGTGTATTACTATCTTTTATTCTCGTTGAAGGACCTTTGTCTAGAGTGAAAGATACTATATTTAATGCTTTCTTCCACTTCAGAGAAGTCTCAACTGATGTAATTTCCGAAGGAGTTCAAAAAAGAGAGTTCGAAGGAATAAGTTTCTTTACAGAGGATATAGTAATAGTTGGCATTGATGATAAGTCTTTGTCGGTATTAGGTAAATTTCCATTTCCTAGAAGTTATTACGGTGATTATGTTCTAAAGCCTTTGTATTCAATAACCAACAATAAGAAACCTAACATAGTGTTTTTTGATATTGTCTTCTCTGAATACTCAACAGAAAAAGAAGATAAAGCATTTATAAGCATTCTTGAAAAAGCTAAGGATAGAATAAGAGTAGCTTTTGACTATATGTTTGTTTTTGAAGAGTTAGGAGAGGAAGGACTACCATTAGACAGTCAAGTAAATAGAGAAAAACTGAAACCTTTGAAAAAGTTTACTATTCCTAGAAGTAATGTGAAAGGTAAATCAGGAAGTTTTGTAAACTCTCCATCCAGAGGTAACCTGCCTATAAGAGAGATATCAGAAAGATCATATGGAGTTGGATATGCAAATATTTCTAAATATAATGTATTTGCTGAGACGTACAATGTTTTTCCTATGGTTCTAGAATATAATGGCGATTATTATCCAAGTATTCTGCTTATACTACTATGTAGTTACTATGAAGTTTCTTTATCGAACGTAATAGTATATCTTGGTGAAAAGATTGTGATAAAAGACGCAAAAGTCAAATACCCTGATGGAAGTTTTGAAACGAGAGATGTTTTTATACCTATTGATGAGTACAATAACTTCTTTGTTAATTATGTGTCAAGAAGTACAAAGCTATCTAGAAGTGGGTTTATAAGAACTATTTCTCTCTCCGATTTGCCAAGAATAAGAGGAATAGGGAACTTTGTAGATGGTAAGGTACTCATGATAGGTATGCTAGCATATGGATATGGTGATGTATGGAAATCACCAATTGCTGATAATATGTATGGTATAGAGCATATAGCAAATGCCATGAATAACGTAATAATGGCTAATATCCAAGGGTATCCTGGATTTGTTAGGGTTGTTCCAAGAAGTGTTGTTGTACTAATATCTTTAGTAATGGCTTTTATTGCAGTTTTGATATTAGTTTTAACAAAAAGAATAATACTTGTACTAGCTGAAGCTATAGGTGTAATGTTTCTATTTGTTTTTATTTCTTATTTTATTTTTTCACAAGGTACTATTATACCTTTCTTAAAGCCAATTTCAACGAATGCTTATCTTCTGGATGTACTTACCCCTGGTCTCGCTTTTATTACATCTTACATAGGTGGACAAGTTTTTATAATATCTAGGGAAAGAGCTCAAAGATTACAGATAAAAAGTATGCTAGATAGTTATGTATCTCCAGAGGTTGTAAACCTATTACTTAAAAATCCTGAAAAACTAACTTTAGGTGGTGAAGATAGAGAAGTTACTATATTTTTTTCTGATATTAGGGGATTCACGTCGCTTTCAGAAGGTCTTTCTCCGCAAGAATTAGTTTCTTTAATAAATAGATATCTTTCAAGAATGACTGACATAATAATGGATAACAGAGGAACTGTTGATAAGTATATAGGTGACGCTATAATGGCGTTTTGGGGAGCGCCTCTTGATGATCCAGAACATGCTTATAGAGCTTGTAAAGCAAGCCTGGAGATGCTGCAAGCACTTGAAGAAATAAATTCAACGCTACCACCCGACAAGCAGATAGAGATAGGTATAGGTATAAACACAGGAATAGCAACTATAGGAAACATGGGATCAACTAAAAAGAAAAACTACACGGCAATGGGAGATAGCGTAAATTTAGCATCTAGACTTGAAGGTGTTAACAAGCTCTTCCATACTCGTATTATAATAAGTGAGTATACCTATGAAAAAGTAAAGGATAGAGTTATAGCAAGAGAACTTGACCTTATAAGAGTAAAAGGTAAGAAGATGCCTGTAAGGATATATGAACTTATAGGTTTTGTTGAAGATTATAACGACACTCTAATTGCAAATGGTATGAGTCTAAATGATATACAACCGGAAGTGTAA